Genomic segment of Pseudomonas sp. DY-1:
TCGTCGCCGATCTTTGGGCGGATACGCGAAATGCGCACATCGATGGAACGATCCTGGCCGTCGTACTCGATGCCGCGCAGGGAGTTGAAGATCTCCTCGCGGGACAGGATGCGCCCGGCATTCACCGCCAGCAGCCAGAGCAGGTCGAACTCGGCACTCGTCAATTCGATGCTGCGCTCACTGAGCCAGGCCTCGCGCATGGCGTTGTCGATGACCAGCGGGCCGAACTCCAGCCGTCTCTGGTTTTCCGCCACGGGCGCTTCGGCCACCGCCTCGCTTCGCCGCAACAGGGCGCGAATGCGCGCGAGCAGCACACGCGGGCGCACCGGCTTGCAGACGTAATCATCGGCGCCGAGCTCCAGGCCGAGTACCTGGTCCATATCATCGGTGCGCGCAGTGAGCATCAGGATCGGGCCCTCATATTGGCCACGCAGCTTGCGGCAGATAGACAGGCCATCCTCGCCCGGCAGCATCAGGTCCAGCACCACCAGATCGGGGCGCTCCCTCAGAATGCGCGCCACGGCCTGGCCACCATCGGATTCGATGGCCACCTGCAGGCCATTGCCTTCCAGGTACTCTCGCGTCAGATCGGCCAGTCGCTGATCGTCTTCGACTATGAGGATTCGCCAGGCTTCTTGCTCCACCACGCACTCCCGTAGACAGCGTCCAGACCATCATGAAAAGGGTCGCATTGTATCAATGCCGGACCGATAGCACAGCGCATGCCAATCAGATACGGAAACACAAGATATTGTGTTAGCTTGCGACGCCATCGACAGCGCCGCCACACCTCGAAAAACGCCCATTCGGCGGCGACGAACGGCAGAGCCTAGAGCCACCGGGCCTTTGCCTCCGTTACTCCGCAGTCACCCACAAATCACCCACAACTTATCCACAGGCTAGATGTTGTGGGTCGCCTTGCAATACCCCCAACAGCGCATTATCTTGTACCCCCATCGAGCCCAGCCCCTACATATTGGGGTGAGGGCGTACCACCGGACACAATTAGAATCAAGCGCTAAAGGCTTTTTCAGGGCCTGACCACCGGTGCGTCATTTGCGGTAATTCACCCACCATTCGCCTCAGGCGAGCGGTGCCGGCCCAGGACACAAAGAACGTGACTGGGGGCCGGAAGCAGGTGCGACGTGAGTAGCGTCCACCACTAGGTATTGTGTTTGTCACGGCGGTTTAACACCGTGACGTTTGACTTGTAGGGCCAGGAAGGCACTTGAGTCCTGTCCTTCTGCCTCGTAGCTCCACGTTTCGCGTTCGGCGTCCCGCCGTGCGCATCGCGTTGTGAAAGGGAATGAAGGCGACTCGGGCGCTCTTACATAAATCAGAACATGGAGAACCCCATGCAGACCGACACCACTCGCGAGAACCCGCAGGCCGCAGCGCCGCAGGCAGCAGATTCCAACCAGGATCTGGCCGCCACTGCGCCTGGCCAGCTGCGCGTGATCAAACGCAACGGCACTGTCGTCCCGTACACCGACGACAAGATCACCGTTGCCATCACCAAAGCGTTTCTCGCCGTGGAAGGCGGTACTGCCGCTGCTTCTTCGCGTATCCATGAAACCGTCGCCCGCCTGACCGAGCAGGTCACCGCGACCTTCAAGCGTCGCATGCCCTCCGGTGGCACCATCCACATCGAGGAAATCCAGGACCAGGTCGAACTGGCCCTGATGCGCGCCGGCGAGCAGAAAGTCGCTCGCGACTACGTGATCTACCGCGAATCCCGCGCCCAGGAGCGCTCCAAGCGCAGCGCCTCCAGCGACGTAGCCCAGCCGCACCCGAGCATCCGCATCACCCGCGCCGACGGCAGCCAGCAGCCGCTGGACATGGGCCGCCTGAACACCATCATCAGCGAAGCCTGCGAAGCCCTGGCCGAAGTCGACGGCTCGCTGATCGAGCGTGAAACCCTGAAGAACCTCTACGACGGCGTAGCCGAGAAGGACGTCAACACCGCCCTGGTGATGACTGCCCGTACCCTGGTAGAGCGCGAGCCGAACTACTCCTACGTCACCGCCCGCCTGCTGATGGACACCCTGCGCGCCGAAGCGCTGGGCTTCCTCGGTGTTGCCGAGAGCGCCACTCACCACGAGATGGCCGACCTCTACGCCAAGGCCCTGCCGGCCTATGTGGAAAAAGGCGTCGAGTTCGAACTGCTCGACCCGCAGCTGAAGACCTTCGACCTGGAAAAGCTGGGCAAGGCCATCAACCACGAGCGTGACCAGCAGTTCACCTACCTCGGCCTGCAGACCCTGTACGACCGTTATTTCATCCACAAGGACGGCATCCGCTTCGAACTGCCTCAGGTCTTCTTCATGCGCGTGGCCATGGGCCTGGCCATCGAAGAGAAGCAGAAAGAAGAACGCGCCATCGAGTTCTACAACCTGCTGTCGTCCTTCGACTACATGAGCTCGACCCCGACCCTGTTCAACGCCGGCACCCTGCGTCCGCAGCTGTCCTCCTGCTACCTGACCACCGTGCCGGACGACCTGTCGGGCATCTACAACGCGATCCACGACAACGCCATGCTGTCGAAATTCGCCGGTGGCCTGGGCAACGACTGGACTCCGGTCCGTGCGCTGGGCTCCTACATCAAGGGCACCAACGGCAAGTCCCAGGGCGTGGTTCCGTTCCTGAAAGTCGTGAACGACACCGCCGTAGCCGTGAACCAGGGTGGCAAGCGCAAGGGCGCCGTCTGCGCGTACCTCGAAACCTGGCACATGGACATCGAAGAGTTCATCGAGCTGCGCAAGAACACCGGTGACGACCGCCGCCGTACCCACGACATGAACACCGCGAACTGGATTCCCGACCTGTTCATGAAGCGCGTGTTCGACGATGGCCAGTGGACCCTGTTCTCGCCGTCCGAAGTACCGGACCTGCACGACCTGACCGGCAAGGCCTTCGAAGAGCGCTACGAGTACTACGAAGCCCTGACCCAGTACGGCAAGATCAAGCTGTTCAAGACCATCCAGGCCAAAGACCTGTGGCGCAAGATGCTCTCGATGCTCTTCGAGACCGGCCACCCGTGGCTGACCTTCAAGGACCCGTGCAACCTGCGTAGCCCGCAGCAGCACGTGGGCGTGGTCCACAGCTCCAACCTTTGCACCGAGATCACCCTGAACACCAACAAGGACGAGATCGCGGTCTGCAACCTGGGCTCGATCAACCTGGTCAACCACATCATCGACGGCAAGCTGGACACCGCCAAGCTCGAGAAGACCGTCAAGACCGCAGTGCGCATGCTCGATAACGTTATCGACATCAACTACTACTCAGTCCCGCAGGCTCGCAACTCGAACCTCAAGCACCGCCCGGTTGGCCTCGGCATCATGGGCTTCCAGGACGCCCTGTACCTGCAGCACATCGCCTACGGCTCCGACGCTGCCATCGAGTTCGCCGACAAGTCCATGGAAGCGGTGAGCTACTACGCCATCCAGGCGTCCTGTGACCTGGCCGACGAGCGCGGCGCCTACGAGACCTTCGACGGCTCCCTGTGGTCCAAGGGCATCCTGCCGCTGGACTCCCAGCAGATCCTCATCGAGGCCCGTGGCCAGAAGTACATCGACGTCGACCTGACCGAGTCCCTCGACTGGGCCCCGGTTCGCGAACGCGTCAAGAAAGGTATTCGTAACTCGAACATCATGGCCATCGCGCCGACCGCGACCATCGCCAACATCACCGGCGTATCGCAGTCCATCGAGCCGACCTACCAGAACCTCTACGTGAAATCGAACCTCTCCGGCGAGTTCACCGTGATCAACCCCTACCTGGTACACGACCTCAAAGCCCGTGGCCTGTGGGATCCGGTCATGGTCAACGACCTGAAGTACTACGACGGTTCCGTGCAGCAGATCGAGCGCATCCCGCAAGACCTGAAAGACCTGTACGCCACCGCGTTCGAAGTCGAAACCAAGTGGATCGTCGACGCCGCCAGCCGCCGTCAGAAGTGGATCGATCAGGCCCAGTCCCTGAACCTCTACATCGCCGGCGCCTCGGGCAAGAAACTGGACGTGACCTACCGCATGGCTTGGTACCGTGGCCTGAAAACCACCTACTACCTCCGCGCCCTGGCCGCCACCAGCACCGAGAAGTCGACCATCAACACCGGCAAGCTGAACGCCGTATCGGCGGGTGGCAGCGAAACCCTGCAAGCCGCTCCGGCTGCAGCACCGGCTCCGGCTCCGGTGCCCAGCGCGTGCTCCATCGATAACCCCGACTGCGAAGCGTGCCAATAAGCGCGCGTCGCTGAGCGGCGTCCGCGTTGTTGCCCGGCTGGCCGGCCCCCATCACGTACATACGTACGCTCAGGGGTTCCAGCCAACCGGGCGCCTAGCGGTCACTCGCACAGCACCACGCTCGACCGGGAGTGAAATTCCCCTCCCCTCTCCCACTGGTAGAGGGGCCGGGGTGAGGGAAACCTCAGGCAGCACAGATATTCGAACAATCACATCCACAAACCGGGTGTGCACAGGCCAGGGCAATCCACCGCCCCGTCCTTGATCCAACGCTTTCGCGTGCATCCATCCACGCACCCAAACACCCAGGCCGGCATAGACCGGTCCGCAGACCAGGAGAGGAACAATGCTCAGCTGGGACGAATTCGACAAAGAAGACCCCACCGAAGCCAAGGCAGCCCCCGCCGTTGCCCAGGCCGCAGCCAAGAACATCGACAAGCTCGACGACGAAGCCGCTGGCTCCGTTGAAGACGCCCGCGCCGTATCGGCCGACGACTCCGACGCCGTAGCCCGCGCCAAGAAGGCC
This window contains:
- a CDS encoding response regulator; this encodes MEQEAWRILIVEDDQRLADLTREYLEGNGLQVAIESDGGQAVARILRERPDLVVLDLMLPGEDGLSICRKLRGQYEGPILMLTARTDDMDQVLGLELGADDYVCKPVRPRVLLARIRALLRRSEAVAEAPVAENQRRLEFGPLVIDNAMREAWLSERSIELTSAEFDLLWLLAVNAGRILSREEIFNSLRGIEYDGQDRSIDVRISRIRPKIGDDPMHPRLIKTVRSKGYLFVREAAEGL
- a CDS encoding ribonucleoside-diphosphate reductase subunit alpha, which produces MQTDTTRENPQAAAPQAADSNQDLAATAPGQLRVIKRNGTVVPYTDDKITVAITKAFLAVEGGTAAASSRIHETVARLTEQVTATFKRRMPSGGTIHIEEIQDQVELALMRAGEQKVARDYVIYRESRAQERSKRSASSDVAQPHPSIRITRADGSQQPLDMGRLNTIISEACEALAEVDGSLIERETLKNLYDGVAEKDVNTALVMTARTLVEREPNYSYVTARLLMDTLRAEALGFLGVAESATHHEMADLYAKALPAYVEKGVEFELLDPQLKTFDLEKLGKAINHERDQQFTYLGLQTLYDRYFIHKDGIRFELPQVFFMRVAMGLAIEEKQKEERAIEFYNLLSSFDYMSSTPTLFNAGTLRPQLSSCYLTTVPDDLSGIYNAIHDNAMLSKFAGGLGNDWTPVRALGSYIKGTNGKSQGVVPFLKVVNDTAVAVNQGGKRKGAVCAYLETWHMDIEEFIELRKNTGDDRRRTHDMNTANWIPDLFMKRVFDDGQWTLFSPSEVPDLHDLTGKAFEERYEYYEALTQYGKIKLFKTIQAKDLWRKMLSMLFETGHPWLTFKDPCNLRSPQQHVGVVHSSNLCTEITLNTNKDEIAVCNLGSINLVNHIIDGKLDTAKLEKTVKTAVRMLDNVIDINYYSVPQARNSNLKHRPVGLGIMGFQDALYLQHIAYGSDAAIEFADKSMEAVSYYAIQASCDLADERGAYETFDGSLWSKGILPLDSQQILIEARGQKYIDVDLTESLDWAPVRERVKKGIRNSNIMAIAPTATIANITGVSQSIEPTYQNLYVKSNLSGEFTVINPYLVHDLKARGLWDPVMVNDLKYYDGSVQQIERIPQDLKDLYATAFEVETKWIVDAASRRQKWIDQAQSLNLYIAGASGKKLDVTYRMAWYRGLKTTYYLRALAATSTEKSTINTGKLNAVSAGGSETLQAAPAAAPAPAPVPSACSIDNPDCEACQ